From a region of the Mytilus galloprovincialis chromosome 3, xbMytGall1.hap1.1, whole genome shotgun sequence genome:
- the LOC143069405 gene encoding apolipophorin-like, translated as MSLQYYCEVLDFTQSQTTQLSNTIEGVYTKYGKQVTDSVASISSNKILESVRSRLPTIPMKQMADRYNTVIYNARESINTGLIKTLPTPVYHMASSAYKYWEIEENIRSVFIKFVNFIKKDIEDEFSNIKDLITDVKKTKVTVYDPKKGHFEMDIYLPLEMKSFTEVKRIANPIENLRSYIPQSNPLPSLGDIWSHAVIPSFGAHAYIKGDHFTTFDGQEYDFNGRCSYVLARDFGKDKFSIILNYMGRQSKKMVVMTSTQNVQVAPNGKVRVDGVESKLPYASNEIKISQVGDNIYVDGNGFGVVNNIKSASYDIELSHWFHGRTGGLLGVHDNERFDDMMMSNKQITSDANALATSWQVQEKCR; from the exons ATGTCATTACAGTACTACTGTGAAGTTTTAGATTTTACACAGTCACAGACAACACAGCTGTCAAACACCATTGAAGGAGTATATACCAAATATGGAAAACAAGTAACAG ATTCAGTTgcatctatttcaagcaataaaattTTGGAATCAGTTCGTTCAAGATTACCAACAATTCCAATGAAACAAATGGCTGACAGATACAACACAGTTATCTACAATGCAAGAGAATCAATCAATACTGGGCTAATAAAGACACTTCCAACCCCAGTATATCATATG GCTTCATCAGCATATAAATACTGGGAGATTGAAGAAAACATCAGATCTGTTTTTATCAAATtcgtcaattttattaaaaaagatattgaaGACGAATTCAGTAATATCAAAGACTTAATTACTGATGTTAAGAAAACAAAAGTCACAGTATATGACCCAAAGAAAGGTCACTTTGAAATGGACATTTATCTTCCACTTGAAATGAAATCTTTCACAGAAGTAAAAAGGATAGCCAATCCAATTGAGAATCTCAGATCTTACATTCCACAATCTAATCCACTCCCATCCTTGGGCGATATTTGGTCTCATGCAGTTATTCCATCGTTTGGTG CTCATGCTTACATCAAGGGAGATCATTTCACCACCTTTGATGGACAAGAATACGATTTCAATGGACGATGCAGCTATGTCCTTGCACGTGACTTTGGCAAGGACAAGTTCAGTATCATTCTTAATTACATGGGACGACAGAGCAAAAAAATGGTTGTCATGACATCCACACAAAATGTTCAAGTTGCTCCAAATGGAAAG GTCCGTGTTGATGGAGTAGAGAGCAAGCTTCCATATGCCTCAAACGAGATAAAAATTTCACAAGTAGGAGACAACATTTATGTTGATGGGAATGGTTTTGGTGTTGTCAACAATATCAAGTCCGCGTCATATGACATTGAACTCAGCCATTGGTTCCACGGAAGAACAGGTGGTCTGCTTGGTGTCCATGACAACGAGAGATTTGACGACATGATGATGTCTAACAAACAGATCACATCTGATGCCAATGCTCTGGCCACTTCTTGGCAAGTCCAAGAAAAATGCCGTTAA